The genomic DNA CTCGGACTCTTCCTGCGGCACACGGGCAGTCGTGCTCACCCGGTAGCGCACGAATGCCGGGACCGCGAGCGCGGCGATCACCACGCCGACGACCACCAGCGCGCCGCCGCCAGCCGCGGCGACCGTCGTGCCCACCGCCGCCGCTGCCGCGCCGTGCAACGTGTCGGCCAGTCGCGGGCCACCGGCCACCACCACCGTGAACACGCCCTGCAGCCGGCCGCGCAGCTCATCGGAGGCCGCCTGCTGCAGGATCGTCGACCGGAAAGCGGCCGACACCATATCGGCCGCGCCACCAACAGCCAAGAACGCCAAGGCAATCCACAACACCAGCCCGGCGGTGCCGCCGGCTGCCCCACCTGCGATACCGAACCCGACCATCGCCACGCCCCACACCACGATGGCCAGCACCACGGCCAGCCCCTGCCTGCGGATCCGCGGCAGCCAGCCCGAGAAGACGCCGCCGGCCACCGCGCCCGCCGACATCGCCGCCGCCAGCAAGGCCATCGCCGTGCCACCCGATACCGGGCCGCCGAAACTCTCGTGCGCCATCTGCGGGAACAGCGCGCGCGGCATCCCGAAGATCATCGCCACCAGATCGACGACGAACGACATCAACACCACCCGGTTACCGGCCAGATAACGGAAGCCGTCCAGCACCGCCCCGAGGCCCCAGCGGGACGAACCCTCCTCGGTGCTCACCGGCGGCATCGGCGCCAGCCGGAACGTGGCCCAGATCGGTACCAGGCAGCAGACGGCGTCGATGAGGTAGAGCGTCGACAGATCCACCCAGTGCAACATCACCCCGGCCAGCAGGGGTCCGACGATCGCCCCGAACTGGAAGACCGTCATGTTCAGCGCATTCGCCGCGGGCAATTGGTCACCGGGAATCATGCGCGGAATGGCCGCCGACCGGGTCGGGCTGTTGATCGCGAAGAACGCCTGCTGCACCGACAGCAGGCACAGCACCACCCACACGTTGTTGAGCGACAGCGCGGCCTGAAGCCACAGCAGCACCGAGGCTCCGGCAAGCCCGATCGAGGCGATGATCAACAGCAGCCTGCGGTCCATCGCGTCGGCCCAGGCGCCACCCCACAGGCCGAAGACCACCAGCGGAACGAGCGCGAACAGACCGGACAATCCGACATAGGCCGAGTTCTCGGTGAGCACGTACAGCTGCACCGGCACCGCGAAGATGGTCAGGTTGGCGCCGATGACCGTGGGGATCCCGGCCACCCACAGCCGCCGGAAATCCGGGGTGCGCAGCGGTGTGGTGTCGGCGAAAAACCTGCGCACTAGGCCGGGACGAGCGAAGCGACGGGGAATGTCATGGTTGCAGGCGTTCCGCTTGATCACCGGTCACGCGAATTCGGTTGTGTACCCGGTTCTCCCGGCCCTGCCAGAACTCCACGCTCTCGGGCGCGATCAGGTAGCCACCCCAGTTCGGCGGTACCGGAACCGTTTCGAGATCGGCGAACCGCGCGGTCA from Mycobacterium sp. DL440 includes the following:
- a CDS encoding MFS transporter translates to MRRFFADTTPLRTPDFRRLWVAGIPTVIGANLTIFAVPVQLYVLTENSAYVGLSGLFALVPLVVFGLWGGAWADAMDRRLLLIIASIGLAGASVLLWLQAALSLNNVWVVLCLLSVQQAFFAINSPTRSAAIPRMIPGDQLPAANALNMTVFQFGAIVGPLLAGVMLHWVDLSTLYLIDAVCCLVPIWATFRLAPMPPVSTEEGSSRWGLGAVLDGFRYLAGNRVVLMSFVVDLVAMIFGMPRALFPQMAHESFGGPVSGGTAMALLAAAMSAGAVAGGVFSGWLPRIRRQGLAVVLAIVVWGVAMVGFGIAGGAAGGTAGLVLWIALAFLAVGGAADMVSAAFRSTILQQAASDELRGRLQGVFTVVVAGGPRLADTLHGAAAAAVGTTVAAAGGGALVVVGVVIAALAVPAFVRYRVSTTARVPQEESEPDKV